From a single Aestuariibius sp. HNIBRBA575 genomic region:
- a CDS encoding aminotransferase class IV family protein: MENPICPKGDPDFRLIETFGIYPDSGARHLDRHLRRMARSAGILGLPFDLNTAQARIAELVELHVDGPTRCRLTLTVDGRFDLTQAPLAANPDIWRVAIAPNRLHSQDPWLAHKTSRRAIYDAARAHIPDGVDELVFLNERDEICEGTITNLFLVDQKRTPALTCGVLPGIQREIALEQGYSEAIVTLSDLQNGGFMMGNSLRGFISAALV, from the coding sequence ATGGAAAACCCGATTTGCCCAAAAGGCGACCCAGACTTTCGATTGATCGAAACCTTTGGGATCTATCCCGACTCCGGTGCGCGCCATCTGGATCGGCATCTGCGACGTATGGCGCGGTCGGCGGGGATTTTGGGCCTGCCGTTTGATCTGAACACGGCCCAAGCCCGGATCGCAGAATTGGTAGAATTGCATGTGGATGGCCCGACACGTTGCCGTCTGACACTGACGGTTGATGGGCGGTTCGATCTGACACAGGCTCCGCTGGCCGCCAATCCTGATATCTGGCGTGTCGCGATTGCCCCCAATCGGCTTCATTCACAGGACCCTTGGCTGGCCCATAAAACCAGCCGCCGTGCGATCTATGACGCGGCGCGAGCGCATATCCCTGACGGGGTGGACGAACTGGTTTTTCTCAATGAACGCGACGAGATTTGCGAAGGCACCATCACCAACCTGTTTCTGGTGGATCAAAAACGAACACCGGCGCTGACATGTGGTGTTTTGCCGGGGATCCAGCGGGAAATCGCCTTGGAACAAGGGTATTCAGAGGCGATTGTGACCCTGTCAGATTTGCAGAATGGGGGCTTTATGATGGGCAATTCGTTGCGTGGGTTTATTTCGGCGGCGTTAGTTTAA
- the carB gene encoding carbamoyl-phosphate synthase large subunit, with amino-acid sequence MPKRTDIKSIMIIGAGPIVIGQACEFDYSGAQACKALREEGFRIILVNSNPATIMTDPGLADATYIEPITPEVVAKIIEKERPDALLPTMGGQTGLNTSLALEEMGVLEKFNVEMIGATRDAIEMAEDRKLFREAMDRLGLENPRATIVTAPKFDDGKANLDEGVKIALAELDDIGLPAIIRPAFTMGGTGGGVAYNREEYIHFCRTGMDASPVNQILVDESLLGWKEYEMEVVRDKADNAIIVCSIENIDPMGVHTGDSITVAPALTLTDKEYQMMRTASIAVLREIGVETGGSNVQWAVNPADGRMVVIEMNPRVSRSSALASKATGFPIAKIAAKLAVGFTLDELDNDITGVTPASFEPSIDYVVTKIPKFAFEKFPGSEPYLTTAMKSVGEAMAIGRTFHESMQKALASMESGLTGFDEIDIPGAPEKPAITKALSQQTPDRIRVIAQAMRLGLSNDEIQAVTAFDPWFLDRFREIIDTEATIRKDGLPVSEEGLRHVKMMGFSDARLAILTGRDEGQVRRARQNLGVNAVFKRIDTCAAEFEAQTPYMYSTYEAPMMGEVECEARPSDRKKVVILGGGPNRIGQGIEFDYCCCHACYALTDQGYETIMINCNPETVSTDYDTSDRLYFEPLTYEHVMEILRVEQENGTLHGVIVQFGGQTPLKLANALEDAGIPILGTSPDAIDLAEDRERFQALVNDLGLKQPKNGIASTDAEALEIAQDIGFPLVIRPSYVLGGRAMEIVRDMPQLERYISEAVVVSGDSPVLLDSYLAGAVECDVDALSDGENVHIAGIMQHIEEAGVHSGDSACSLPPYSLPDDIIAELHRQGVALAKALNVVGLMNVQFAVKDGEVYLIEVNPRASRTVPFVAKATDSAIASIAARLMAGEPLSNFPMRAPYAEASDPMDVMPLGNPFTLADPKTPWFSVKEAVMPFARFPGVDTILGPEMRSTGEVMGWARSFDRAFLKAQLGASVELPTSGTVFMSIKDDDKNAQMLDASRMVTDLGLSILATRGTATWLAENGIDSETVNKVYEGGRTIVDRLKDGDISLVFNTVEGAQAVEDSRSIRAVALYDKIPYYTTAAGSNAAAMAMKAQAEGDMKVRSLQGA; translated from the coding sequence ATGCCGAAGAGAACCGACATCAAGTCGATCATGATCATCGGAGCGGGGCCTATTGTCATCGGCCAAGCCTGCGAATTCGATTATTCCGGCGCCCAAGCCTGTAAGGCCCTGCGCGAAGAAGGGTTCCGGATCATTCTGGTCAACTCAAACCCGGCGACGATCATGACCGATCCGGGCCTTGCGGATGCGACCTATATCGAACCGATCACACCCGAAGTTGTGGCCAAAATCATCGAAAAAGAACGCCCAGATGCGTTGCTGCCCACCATGGGCGGCCAGACCGGGCTGAACACGTCCCTCGCGCTAGAAGAGATGGGCGTGTTGGAGAAATTCAACGTCGAAATGATCGGCGCGACCCGCGACGCCATCGAAATGGCCGAAGATCGCAAATTGTTCCGCGAAGCCATGGACCGTCTGGGGCTGGAAAACCCACGCGCGACCATTGTGACCGCGCCCAAATTCGATGACGGCAAAGCCAATCTGGACGAAGGTGTGAAAATCGCACTGGCTGAGCTGGACGATATCGGCCTGCCCGCCATTATCCGCCCGGCCTTTACCATGGGTGGGACCGGCGGGGGCGTGGCCTATAACCGCGAAGAATACATCCATTTCTGCCGCACAGGCATGGACGCATCCCCGGTGAACCAAATTCTGGTCGATGAATCCCTGCTGGGCTGGAAAGAATACGAAATGGAGGTTGTGCGCGACAAAGCCGACAACGCCATCATCGTGTGTTCCATCGAAAACATCGACCCAATGGGTGTGCATACCGGCGACAGTATCACCGTCGCCCCGGCCCTGACGCTGACGGACAAAGAATACCAAATGATGCGGACTGCCTCGATCGCAGTTTTGCGCGAAATCGGCGTAGAAACCGGCGGGTCAAACGTGCAATGGGCCGTGAACCCGGCCGATGGCCGCATGGTTGTGATCGAAATGAACCCGCGTGTGTCGCGCTCTTCTGCTTTGGCGTCCAAGGCGACGGGTTTCCCGATTGCAAAAATCGCCGCCAAACTGGCCGTTGGATTCACGCTGGACGAGCTGGACAATGACATCACCGGCGTCACACCCGCGTCGTTTGAACCCTCAATCGACTATGTCGTCACCAAGATCCCGAAATTTGCCTTTGAAAAATTCCCCGGTTCAGAACCGTATCTGACCACGGCGATGAAATCCGTCGGCGAAGCCATGGCCATCGGCCGCACATTCCACGAATCCATGCAAAAAGCGTTGGCCTCGATGGAATCTGGCCTGACCGGGTTTGACGAAATCGACATTCCGGGCGCGCCTGAAAAACCCGCCATCACCAAGGCATTGTCGCAGCAAACCCCCGACCGCATTCGCGTCATCGCCCAAGCCATGCGACTGGGCCTGAGCAATGATGAAATTCAGGCGGTAACGGCCTTTGACCCGTGGTTCCTGGACCGGTTCCGTGAAATCATCGACACCGAAGCCACGATCCGCAAAGACGGCCTGCCCGTCAGCGAAGAAGGTCTGCGCCACGTCAAAATGATGGGCTTTAGCGATGCACGTCTGGCCATTCTGACAGGCCGCGACGAAGGCCAAGTGCGCCGCGCGCGTCAGAACCTCGGCGTGAATGCTGTGTTCAAACGCATCGACACCTGTGCCGCCGAATTTGAGGCGCAAACCCCCTATATGTATTCCACCTACGAGGCGCCAATGATGGGCGAAGTGGAATGCGAAGCCCGCCCAAGCGATCGCAAAAAAGTGGTCATTCTGGGCGGTGGTCCAAACCGGATCGGCCAAGGGATCGAGTTCGATTATTGCTGCTGTCACGCCTGTTATGCCCTGACCGATCAGGGCTATGAAACGATCATGATCAACTGCAACCCGGAAACCGTGTCGACCGATTATGACACGTCTGACCGGCTGTATTTCGAGCCGCTGACCTATGAACATGTGATGGAAATCCTGCGGGTTGAGCAGGAAAACGGCACCCTGCATGGCGTCATCGTTCAGTTTGGCGGGCAGACCCCGCTGAAATTGGCCAACGCGCTAGAGGATGCAGGCATCCCGATCCTTGGCACGTCCCCAGACGCGATTGATCTGGCCGAAGACCGCGAGCGTTTTCAGGCACTTGTCAACGATCTGGGCCTGAAACAACCCAAGAACGGCATCGCATCCACCGACGCCGAAGCGCTGGAAATCGCTCAGGACATTGGCTTCCCACTGGTGATCCGCCCGTCCTATGTTCTGGGGGGGCGCGCTATGGAAATCGTGCGCGACATGCCTCAGCTGGAACGCTACATTTCCGAAGCGGTGGTTGTGTCCGGCGACAGCCCGGTCCTGCTGGACAGCTATCTGGCGGGTGCGGTGGAATGTGATGTTGATGCGCTCTCTGACGGCGAAAACGTCCATATTGCCGGCATCATGCAGCATATCGAAGAGGCCGGAGTGCATTCCGGCGACAGCGCCTGTTCGTTGCCGCCCTATTCCCTGCCCGACGACATCATCGCAGAACTGCATCGCCAAGGCGTCGCACTGGCCAAAGCGTTGAACGTGGTGGGCCTGATGAATGTGCAATTCGCGGTCAAAGACGGCGAAGTTTACCTGATCGAAGTGAACCCACGCGCATCCCGGACCGTTCCGTTTGTCGCCAAAGCCACCGACAGCGCCATCGCCTCGATCGCGGCGCGTTTGATGGCGGGGGAACCTTTGTCCAACTTCCCGATGCGCGCGCCTTATGCCGAGGCAAGCGATCCAATGGACGTCATGCCATTGGGCAATCCATTCACATTGGCCGATCCCAAAACACCTTGGTTCAGCGTCAAAGAGGCCGTCATGCCCTTTGCCCGGTTCCCCGGCGTCGATACGATTTTGGGGCCAGAAATGCGGTCCACCGGCGAAGTCATGGGCTGGGCGCGGTCATTTGATCGTGCCTTCCTAAAGGCGCAACTGGGCGCAAGCGTGGAATTGCCCACCAGCGGCACCGTGTTTATGTCCATCAAAGACGATGACAAAAACGCGCAAATGCTGGACGCATCCCGCATGGTCACCGATCTGGGCCTGTCCATTCTGGCGACCCGCGGCACGGCGACTTGGCTGGCTGAAAATGGCATCGACAGCGAAACGGTTAACAAAGTCTACGAAGGTGGCCGCACCATTGTGGATCGGTTGAAGGACGGCGATATTTCGTTGGTCTTCAACACCGTAGAAGGCGCGCAAGCGGTCGAAGATTCCCGTTCAATCCGCGCCGTCGCGCTATATGACAAGATCCCGTATTACACGACAGCGGCCGGATCTAACGCAGCGGCCATGGCCATGAAAGCCCAAGCAGAGGGCGACATGAAGGTCCGGTCCCTGCAAGGGGCCTAA
- the aspS gene encoding aspartate--tRNA ligase, with the protein MHAYRSHTCADLNKSNVGDDIRLSGWVHRVRDHGGVLFIDLRDHFGITQVIADADSPAFADLEKVRSEWCIRIDGNVLARDESLINPNLPTGEIEVFARELEVLGASEELPLMVFGDQEYPEETRLKYRYLDLRRQVMQDNMKMRSDVVASMRKRMWDKGFREYQTPIITASSPEGARDFLVPSRLHPGKFYALPQAPQQFKQLIMMSGFDKYFQIAPCFRDEDPRADRSPTDFYQLDLEMSFVEQQDIFDTIEPVLAGVFKEFGGGKKVDTDWPQISYRDAALWYGSDKPDLRNPIKMQVVSEHFAGSGFAIFAKLLENEGTQIRAIPAPKGGSRKFCDRMNKFAQGEGLPGMGYIFWRDQGEGMEAAGPLAKNIGPERTEAIRQQLGLGVGDAAFFLGGKPDAFEKVAGRARDVIGEELGLTDKDRFAFAWIVDFPIYEQDEETGKIDFEHNPFSMPQGGMEALNGNPLDVLGYQYDLACNGYELVSGAIRNHRPEIMFKAFEIAGYGKEEVENRFGALVNAFQYGAPPHGGCAAGIDRIVMLLAEQSNIREVMMFPMNQRAEDLMMNAPSEPQNEQMRELNLRSLPPEA; encoded by the coding sequence ATGCACGCCTATCGCAGTCATACCTGTGCCGACCTGAACAAATCCAATGTGGGCGATGATATTCGTCTGTCTGGTTGGGTGCATCGCGTCCGCGATCACGGCGGCGTGCTGTTCATCGATCTGCGCGACCATTTTGGCATCACCCAAGTGATCGCCGACGCCGACAGCCCGGCCTTTGCCGATCTGGAAAAGGTGCGCAGCGAATGGTGTATCCGCATCGACGGCAATGTGCTGGCGCGCGACGAAAGCCTGATCAACCCCAACCTGCCCACCGGCGAAATCGAAGTGTTCGCCCGTGAATTGGAAGTGTTGGGCGCGTCAGAAGAGCTGCCTTTGATGGTGTTTGGCGATCAGGAATACCCAGAAGAAACCCGCCTGAAATACCGCTATCTGGACCTGCGCCGTCAGGTGATGCAGGACAACATGAAAATGCGTTCTGACGTTGTGGCGTCGATGCGCAAACGGATGTGGGACAAGGGTTTCCGCGAATATCAGACGCCAATTATCACAGCGTCCAGCCCAGAAGGTGCGCGCGATTTTCTGGTGCCGTCCCGTCTGCATCCCGGCAAATTCTACGCGCTGCCACAAGCGCCTCAGCAGTTCAAACAGCTGATCATGATGTCGGGTTTCGACAAATATTTCCAGATCGCGCCGTGTTTCCGCGACGAAGATCCGCGCGCAGACCGCTCGCCTACTGATTTCTATCAGCTTGATCTGGAAATGAGCTTTGTTGAGCAGCAGGACATTTTCGACACAATCGAACCGGTTCTGGCCGGTGTGTTCAAAGAGTTCGGCGGCGGCAAAAAGGTCGACACCGACTGGCCGCAGATTTCCTATCGCGACGCGGCGCTGTGGTATGGGTCCGACAAACCCGACCTGCGTAACCCGATCAAAATGCAGGTTGTGTCCGAACATTTCGCTGGGTCTGGTTTCGCGATTTTTGCCAAATTGCTGGAAAACGAAGGCACACAAATCCGCGCCATTCCCGCCCCCAAAGGTGGGTCGCGTAAATTCTGTGACCGCATGAACAAATTTGCCCAAGGCGAAGGTCTGCCGGGCATGGGCTATATTTTCTGGCGCGACCAAGGCGAGGGCATGGAAGCCGCCGGTCCGCTGGCCAAAAACATCGGCCCCGAACGCACCGAAGCCATCCGCCAACAGCTGGGTCTGGGCGTGGGGGACGCGGCGTTTTTCCTAGGCGGTAAACCTGACGCATTCGAAAAAGTTGCAGGGCGCGCCCGTGATGTGATCGGCGAAGAGCTGGGCCTGACCGATAAAGACCGGTTTGCCTTTGCGTGGATCGTTGATTTCCCGATCTATGAACAGGACGAAGAAACCGGCAAAATCGATTTTGAACATAACCCATTCTCCATGCCCCAAGGTGGCATGGAGGCGCTGAACGGCAATCCGCTGGACGTGCTGGGCTATCAATATGATCTGGCCTGTAACGGCTATGAATTGGTATCGGGCGCGATCCGCAACCACCGCCCGGAAATCATGTTCAAAGCGTTTGAAATCGCAGGCTACGGCAAAGAAGAGGTCGAAAACCGCTTTGGGGCTTTGGTCAATGCGTTCCAATACGGCGCCCCACCACACGGCGGTTGTGCCGCTGGGATCGACCGGATTGTGATGCTGCTGGCCGAACAATCCAACATCCGCGAAGTGATGATGTTCCCGATGAACCAACGCGCAGAGGATCTGATGATGAACGCCCCCTCAGAGCCGCAAAACGAACAAATGCGCGAATTGAACCTGCGGTCCCTGCCACCAGAGGCCTAA
- a CDS encoding aminodeoxychorismate synthase component I, protein MTLDIRFDIGPNGPGDWFRAPLHLIEAWDAADVPDALAALDRARAEGHWLAGYCSYELGYALESCLTRLMPNNRKVPLIRFGVYDAPQMQELANGPGQFGPLQPHWDQSQYRAAFDTAHAYIRAGDIYQVNLTFPLSCTVTGTSQALYTGLMDQQSVGYGVLIEQDGAPDLLCRSPELFFRLGRDGQIETLPMKGTQPRGDTPQQDQDNIAFLQSDEKNQAENLMIVDLLRNDLSRVSELGSVKVPDLFTVQSFETVHQMVSRVTAQLMPDLGLGDVLRAIYPCGSITGAPKIRAMEIIDELEPQPRDAYCGTVGWVAPDGRATFNVAIRTLMVEGDGDNRTATLNVGGGVVYDSQAAGEYEEALWKTRFAQKATQTFD, encoded by the coding sequence ATGACGTTGGATATCCGGTTTGACATAGGCCCCAATGGCCCCGGCGATTGGTTTCGCGCGCCCCTGCACCTGATCGAGGCATGGGATGCGGCGGATGTGCCTGATGCCTTGGCTGCGCTGGATCGCGCGCGTGCGGAAGGGCACTGGCTGGCGGGGTATTGTTCCTATGAACTGGGATATGCGCTGGAATCCTGTTTGACCCGGTTGATGCCAAACAATCGCAAGGTGCCCCTCATTCGGTTTGGGGTCTATGACGCGCCGCAGATGCAGGAATTGGCAAATGGGCCTGGGCAATTTGGGCCGTTGCAGCCCCATTGGGACCAATCCCAGTACCGGGCCGCATTTGACACTGCGCATGCCTATATCCGGGCGGGTGATATTTATCAGGTGAACCTGACCTTCCCGCTGAGCTGCACGGTGACGGGCACGTCACAGGCGCTTTATACGGGGTTGATGGATCAGCAATCGGTTGGTTACGGCGTGTTGATCGAACAGGACGGCGCGCCGGATTTACTGTGCCGATCCCCTGAATTGTTTTTCCGCCTTGGTCGGGACGGCCAGATCGAAACCCTGCCAATGAAGGGCACGCAGCCGCGCGGCGACACGCCCCAGCAGGATCAGGACAATATCGCATTCCTGCAAAGTGACGAAAAAAATCAGGCCGAAAACCTGATGATCGTGGATTTGTTGCGCAATGATCTAAGCCGCGTTTCTGAATTGGGCAGCGTCAAAGTGCCGGACCTGTTTACGGTGCAAAGCTTTGAAACGGTGCATCAAATGGTCAGTCGGGTCACCGCCCAGCTGATGCCCGATCTGGGGCTGGGGGATGTGCTGCGCGCGATTTATCCCTGCGGGTCCATCACCGGTGCGCCCAAAATTCGCGCGATGGAAATCATTGACGAATTGGAGCCACAGCCCCGCGATGCCTATTGTGGCACGGTGGGTTGGGTTGCGCCGGATGGGCGGGCTACATTTAACGTCGCCATTCGCACGCTGATGGTCGAAGGTGACGGGGATAATCGCACCGCAACGCTGAATGTGGGCGGCGGCGTGGTCTATGACAGTCAGGCGGCTGGCGAATACGAAGAGGCGCTATGGAAAACCCGATTTGCCCAAAAGGCGACCCAGACTTTCGATTGA
- a CDS encoding glycosyltransferase family 87 protein, producing the protein MANHTFPALILIAAFAVLSFMASAQAPSSDLLATWLAGHFYAEGALDQIYPADSGLYTMLPPSGWVEFMTAQGYSHDVFPFIYPPLWAWVAQFFTDILPFHSLARVASLINPALIGGMVFMAWRTTRSTLPSVVFVSVGIVAIAATNIGQVALRDNQPQILVSFLTVWALSRLYNEQPRSGGAVMALAAALKLTPAFYALLWVTRRKTRALIGFTITGAALAGLSVLVAGWPLHATFLHQIGAISDTVFLSKLNFSIDPVIAQLCCTDAFLFIDPALSNTALVETQAGGWYIMAKPPLWSALSGLALVMVLAGCTWLAAKSQDDPLIWPVLMITVSLISPLSWVYHYLAPAAFAPVLLDRFGQKAGTLTLLAVFAPLSLPIMAQIDAISPSPLLVQGTSLACLTLLATAFVVAILRKQAKIS; encoded by the coding sequence ATGGCAAACCACACATTCCCCGCCCTGATCCTGATCGCAGCCTTTGCGGTCCTTAGTTTTATGGCCTCAGCACAGGCCCCGTCCTCTGATTTGTTGGCCACATGGTTGGCTGGCCATTTTTACGCAGAGGGCGCGCTGGATCAGATTTATCCCGCGGATAGTGGCCTATACACGATGTTGCCCCCTTCAGGCTGGGTGGAATTTATGACGGCCCAAGGATACAGCCATGATGTTTTTCCGTTTATTTACCCGCCTTTATGGGCGTGGGTTGCACAATTTTTCACCGACATTCTGCCCTTTCACAGCTTGGCGCGCGTGGCCAGCCTGATCAACCCAGCCTTGATCGGGGGAATGGTATTCATGGCGTGGCGCACCACCCGGTCAACCCTGCCCTCGGTGGTTTTTGTATCTGTCGGGATTGTCGCAATTGCCGCGACGAATATCGGCCAAGTGGCCCTGCGCGACAATCAACCGCAAATACTGGTCAGTTTTCTGACGGTTTGGGCCTTGTCGCGGCTTTATAATGAACAACCCCGATCAGGGGGCGCGGTGATGGCGTTGGCGGCGGCGTTGAAACTGACACCTGCCTTTTACGCGCTGCTCTGGGTGACGCGCCGAAAAACCCGCGCCTTGATTGGGTTCACAATCACCGGCGCTGCATTGGCAGGCCTGTCCGTTTTGGTGGCGGGCTGGCCGTTACATGCCACGTTCCTGCACCAGATCGGGGCGATTTCAGACACGGTTTTCCTCAGCAAATTGAACTTTTCCATAGATCCGGTGATCGCACAGCTTTGTTGCACGGATGCGTTCCTGTTTATCGACCCGGCCCTGTCCAATACGGCGCTTGTGGAGACACAAGCCGGTGGCTGGTACATCATGGCCAAGCCCCCCCTGTGGTCGGCCCTGTCGGGGTTGGCGTTGGTGATGGTACTGGCGGGCTGCACCTGGCTGGCGGCAAAATCGCAGGATGATCCACTGATCTGGCCCGTGCTGATGATCACCGTCAGCCTGATATCACCGCTGTCATGGGTCTATCACTACCTGGCCCCTGCCGCCTTTGCCCCGGTTTTGCTGGACCGATTCGGGCAAAAGGCCGGAACGTTGACCTTGTTGGCGGTGTTTGCCCCCCTTTCCTTGCCGATCATGGCGCAAATTGATGCCATTTCGCCCTCGCCTTTGCTGGTTCAGGGCACATCATTGGCCTGTCTGACCCTGCTTGCGACGGCGTTTGTCGTTGCAATCCTTCGCAAACAGGCAAAGATCAGCTAA
- a CDS encoding glycosyltransferase family 87 protein, whose translation MSTVRLPILLLLIASVTAFVSLQGLWPPDLSAVYFGARAYGLGFVDHIYTAPEGFFGRSVDDPVWRQMATELGHGDELILPYIYPPFTAMILSPIAKLVSPTAFFTAALVFNIACSAATFVLAWRIAARRPDFMTWTSVSVAIALTAFAFVFAHFQHQPHIFVTFLIMAAFERYSLGRMASAGALLAFAAAIKLSPAFFVIIFLADRNWRAFFACALTGAVLLLGSILIGGVALHLDFVAQISRLGSADQVLSNSSYSIAGAITQLQYVIAGIAFETGQEFLLLPHSSVGRGVALLLFVPGTALLLWHTRDIPGRLFIRLLGLWLILVLADPLSWALYAIGPLSLLPGLITRLPKHVAIGAVVIAGIGLSFQLFQLDLATSHIPFPQSLIAVITLLGLLGLTFKLTPPK comes from the coding sequence TTGTCCACGGTTCGTTTGCCCATTTTATTGCTTTTGATTGCGTCTGTGACTGCGTTTGTCAGCCTGCAGGGGTTATGGCCCCCTGACCTCAGCGCGGTTTACTTTGGCGCGCGGGCCTATGGGCTTGGATTTGTGGATCACATTTACACCGCCCCCGAAGGTTTTTTCGGCCGATCCGTGGATGATCCGGTCTGGCGGCAAATGGCCACTGAATTGGGGCATGGCGATGAATTGATCCTGCCCTATATTTACCCACCGTTCACCGCAATGATCCTAAGTCCGATAGCAAAATTGGTGTCGCCAACGGCGTTTTTCACCGCGGCTTTGGTGTTCAACATTGCTTGTTCCGCCGCCACGTTTGTTTTGGCGTGGCGGATCGCGGCGCGTCGCCCGGATTTCATGACATGGACCAGCGTGAGTGTTGCGATCGCCTTGACCGCCTTTGCCTTTGTCTTTGCGCATTTTCAGCACCAGCCGCATATCTTTGTGACATTTCTGATCATGGCCGCGTTTGAACGATATAGTTTGGGCCGTATGGCCAGCGCGGGGGCGTTGCTGGCCTTTGCGGCGGCGATCAAACTCAGCCCGGCGTTTTTTGTGATCATATTCCTTGCGGATCGAAATTGGCGGGCGTTTTTTGCCTGTGCGCTGACAGGGGCGGTGCTATTGCTGGGCAGTATTCTGATTGGCGGTGTGGCGCTGCATCTGGATTTCGTCGCGCAGATTTCCCGTCTGGGTTCCGCGGATCAGGTGCTGAGCAATTCCAGCTATTCGATCGCAGGCGCGATCACGCAATTGCAGTATGTCATTGCCGGGATTGCGTTTGAAACGGGCCAGGAATTTCTATTGCTGCCCCATTCATCGGTCGGGCGTGGCGTGGCGTTGTTGCTGTTTGTGCCCGGTACTGCGCTGTTGCTGTGGCATACGCGCGATATCCCCGGTCGGCTGTTCATTCGTTTGCTGGGGCTTTGGCTTATTTTGGTGCTGGCGGATCCGCTGTCATGGGCGCTTTATGCGATTGGGCCGCTATCGCTGCTGCCGGGATTGATCACGCGCCTTCCCAAACACGTGGCGATTGGTGCAGTGGTGATCGCGGGCATTGGCCTGTCTTTTCAGCTGTTTCAACTGGATTTGGCCACGTCCCATATTCCTTTCCCTCAAAGCTTGATCGCGGTGATCACGCTGTTGGGGCTGTTGGGGCTGACGTTTAAACTAACGCCGCCGAAATAA